One segment of Castanea sativa cultivar Marrone di Chiusa Pesio chromosome 3, ASM4071231v1 DNA contains the following:
- the LOC142628105 gene encoding large ribosomal subunit protein uL30z has protein sequence MAEEEAPLAYIPEVILKKRKSNEEWALKRKAQYEDRQSALKKKAKQEFIRMPEDFIKQYRTRELDLIKLKQRTKRKRPDLTVTDTKLLFVVRINGKKEMHPRTRKLLYNLRLRKVFNGVFVIANKFIVEKLEKVEPYVTYGYPNLKNVRELIYKKGLLKIDKQRVPLTDNNIIEQALGKYDIICIEDIVHEIATVGPHFKEVTSALWPFSLNKPEGELQGTKIVFKRGGDAGNREDHINELLSKMN, from the exons atgGCGGAAGAGGAGGCACCGTTGGCGTACATACCTGAGGTTATACTGAAGAAAAGGAAGAGCAACGAAGAGTGGGCACTGAAGAGGAAAGCTCAGTATGAGGACAGACAATCTGCTCTCAAGAAGAAAGCCAAACAAGAATTCATCAGAATGCCTGAAGATTTCATCAAACAATACCGCACCAGG GAACTAGACCTCATAAAATTGAAACAGAGGACAAAGAGGAAAAGACCAGATTTGACAGTGACCGATACCAAACTGCTTTTTGTTGTTCGCATAAATGG AAAGAAGGAAATGCATCCGAGAACTAGGAAGCTCTTATACAACTTGAGATTGAGGAAAGTCTTCAACGGTGTCTTTGTTATAgcaaataaatttatagttGAAAAGCTGGAAAAAGTGGAGCCTTATGTTACCTATGG ATATCCTAATCTGAAGAATGTGAGGGAGCTGATTTACAAGAAGGGTCTTTTAAAAATAGACAAGCAGCGAGTCCCTCTGACTGACAATAACATTATTGAACAG GCCTTGGGAAAGTATGATATTATATGCATAGAAGATATTGTGCATGAGATTGCTACTGTTGGTCCACATTTTAAGGAGGTTACAAGTGCTTTATGGCCCTTTTCACTCAACAAGCCAGAAGGAGAATTGCAAGGAACAAAAATAGTATTCAAGCGAGGGGGAGACGCTGGTAATCGTGAGGATCACATCAATGAACTGCTCAGTAAGATGAATTAG
- the LOC142627163 gene encoding protein tesmin/TSO1-like CXC 2 — MDTPVKNQLATTSKFEDSPVFNYISNLSPIEPVKSIPTDHAYTSLTFASPSSVFPSPQIGIHKESRFSIRRHQFSDSSKNESSQIGNKNNTSEGVSVAVQPSDSCTENFECCTSASSAREITTEPTDEPSELVIELPNTLKYDCGSPDSDMVPPDAIKTDTAPRIAGTLESFDEFLMDDSKGKLHSFESEKNLRNICSIEQNIEACDWVSFVSGAADLLNLDSSMMEEHFDGQNHKSVDPGTISFLSTVLQLPQDNANDVEKTEAISIISCKQREIGETVTQSRAIGNLKKTDQTSAILSSTLLDKLAVSDLSDKVDDKGKKCMDSSSKPGSHRLCSIRRRCLVFETSGAHKNKPICDSNSSSPAIPSDCEVFPNEKQAQINTASGYSSTMLPGIGLHLNALATAPTDNKVAKLESPAFRSKQIIMLNSMVSCNPLTPGQNPLDKSLTLKTLEGELAPHYNEAQVTENAPQTSTSAVSEEFDQSSPRRKRFKLEHVEESNACKRCNCKRSKCLKLYCECFAAGLYCVEPCSCQDCFNKPIHESTVLETRRNIESRNPLAFAPKVIRDADVVPEFGDESNKTPASARHKRGCNCKKSSCLKKYCECFQGGVGCSINCRCKGCKNAFGQKDGAEETDIEGEELEACKVNALDASLHTVKEDDKEHLEFPITVLSENSRSLSQESEGCKNALEISLQEVNESEKEHPDLSITPSEISRPSIRLPFSFSGKLPLSSLLSVGSSAQFCTSQKPRTKYSFSSRLKFETHLQMIPEDETPEALNSTSDVKSTSPNSKRVSPPKQEFGSTARRMGRKLILRSIPPFPSLSSTGEQ; from the exons ATGGACACTCCAGTGAAGAACCAACTTGCCACCACTTCTAAGTTTGAG GATTCTCCTGTATTTAATTACATCAGCAATCTTTCTCCTATTGAGCCAGTCAAGTCCATACCCACTGATCATGCATATACTTCACTAACTTTTGCATCCCCTTCATCAGTATTTCCTTCACCACAGATTGGTATCCACAAAGAATCTAGATTTTCAATTAGAAG GCATCAGTTCTCGGACTCTTCAAAAAATGAGTCCTCTCAGAttggaaacaaaaacaatacaaGTGAAGGGGTTTCAGTTGCTGTTCAACCATCTGATTCATGtactgaaaattttgaatgttGTACTTCTGCCAGTTCAGCAAGAGAGATTACTACTGAGCCAACTGATGAGCCCTCGGAACTAGTCATTGAGTTGCCAAATACCTTGAAATATGATTGTGGTAGCCCTGATAGTGATATGGTACCTCCCGATGCTATTAAGACAGATACTGCACCACGCATTGCAGGCACATTGGAATCATTCGATGAATTTCTTATGGATGACTCAAAAGGGAAGCTCCATTCatttgaaagtgaaaaaaatttgcGCAACATCTGTTCAATTGAGCAAAATATAGAAGCATGTGACTGGGTGTCATTTGTTTCCGGTGCTGCAGATCTGTTGAACTTGGATTCATCCATGATGGAAGAGCATTTTGATGGGCAAAATCATAAATCAGTTGATCCTGGGacaatttcttttctctcaactGTCCTACAGCTCCCACAAGACAATGCAAATGATGTAGAGAAGACAGAAGCCATTAGTATTATCAGTTGCAAACAGCGTGAAATAGGAGAAACAGTAACTCAATCCAGAGCAATTGGGAATCTAAAAAAAACAGATCAAACTTCAGCAATCCTTTCTAGCACTCTGCTGGATAAGCTAGCTGTTAGTGATTTGAGTGATAAAGTGGATGACAAGGGGAAAAAGTGCATGGATTCCAGCAGCAAG CCTGGTTCTCACAGGCTTTGTAGTATACGACGGCGCTGTCTGGTTTTTGAAACGTCAGGAGCTCATAAAAATAAGCCAATATGTGATTCTAATAGTAGTTCTCCGGCAATACCATCTGATTGTGAAGTTTTTCCTAATGAAAAGCAAGCTCAAATCAATACTGCAAGTGGTTATTCATCAACCATGTTACCTGGTATTGGTTTGCACTTGAATGCTCTTGCAACTGCTCCGACTGATAATAAAGTTGCCAAGCTTGAGAGTCCAGCTTTCAGaagcaaacaaataattatgctAAACTCAATGGTCTCTTGCAATCCTTTAACACCTGGCCAGAATCCTCTTGATAAATCCCTGACTCTTAAAACTTTGGAAGGTGAATTGGCTCCACATTATAATGAAGCTCAGGTTACAGAAAATGCTCCTCAAACATCTACAAGTGCTGTTAGTGAAGAGTTTGACCAGAGTAGTCCTAGAAGAAAGAG ATTCAAGTTGGAACATGTTGAAGAAAGCAACGCCTGCAAGCGCTGTAATTGTAAGAGGTCAAAGTGCTTGAAGCT TTACTGTGAATGCTTTGCTGCTGGCCTCTACTGTGTTGAGCCTTGTTCATGCCAAGATTGCTTTAACAAACCTATTCATGAAAGCACTGTTCTGGAGACTCGGAGAAACATTGAATCTCGCAATCCACTTGCATTTGCTCCCAAAGTGATCAGAGACGCAGATGTTGTTCCTGAATTTGGG GATGAATCTAACAAAACTCCAGCCTCAGCCAGGCATAAAAGAGGATGCAACTGTAAAAAATCAAGTTGCTTAAAGAAATACTGTGAATGCTTTCAG GGTGGGGTTGGATGCTCTATCAACTGCAGATGTAAAGGATGTAAGAACGCATTTGGTCAGAAGGATG GAGCTGAAGAAACTGATATCGAAGGGGAAGAATTAGAAGCTTGTAAAGTGAATGCATTGGATGCAAGTTTACACACAGTCAAGGAGGATGATAAGGAACATCTTGAATTCCCAATTACAGTATTATCAGAGAATAGCAG ATCTCTGAGTCAAGAATCAGAAGGCTGTAAGAATGCATTGGAGATAAGTTTACAGGAAGTAAATGAGAGTGAAAAAGAACATCCAGATCTCTCAATAACACCTTCTGAAATAAGCAG ACCTTCAATCCGTTTGCCATTTTCCTTTAGTGGGAAGCTTCCTTTATCTTCTCTGCTTTCTGTTGGATCATCAGCTCAGTTTTGCACCAGCCAAAAACCCAGAACGAAATATTCTTTCTCCTCTCGGCTCAAATTTGAGACACATCTTCAGATGATTCCTGAAGATGAAACTCCCGAGGCTTTGAATAGTACTAGTGATGTGAAGTCAACCTCTCCAAACTCCAAGAGGGTTTCACCTCCTAAACAAGAGTTTGGTTCAACTGCTCGAAGGATGGGTAGAAAGTTGATTTTGAGATCTATTCCACCATTCCCATCTCTCAGTTCAACAGGAGAGCAGTGA
- the LOC142628559 gene encoding disease resistance protein RPV1-like has product MALSTNKRVLSSSSTQHDVFLSFRGEDTRNNFISYLNGFLHEKDINTFMDDELQRGEKISTELLEAIESSKILIIVFSKNYATSTWCLDELIKILECEKKDQVVFPVFYDVDPSEVRNQKGKFGEVLAKHEESFKHDTDKVQRWRAALNKAGNLSGWHYKNDLPLFPFIQKIYEEVSAKLKFSQLFVAKYLVGLDSRVEEISGCLDIESNDVRMLVIHGLPGIGKTTIAKATFNFIARHFEGRSFLENVRENSKTNDGVLKLQEELYYEISRGRNLKVHGVSKRINEIMERLHHKKILLILDDVDKVVQVENLLGKCNWFASGSRIIITTREKQLLSTLREDCHLFYYKVKELDERESCELFCKYAFKRNKAIEDYSELVHQFIGYAKGLPLVLKIIGADLYDKDVQYWKSALDKSKRIPHLDIQEVLKISYDGLDQIQQNIFLDIAFFLKGFHKNLVVDILQSSNSHNPYCDFEKLINKSLIDVAKDGHLLMHDLIQQMGFEINRQEAEVSNKRRRLSCYEDALDVLNGDTV; this is encoded by the exons ATGGCTCTTTCAACGAACAAACGAGTCttatcttcatcttccaccCAACATGATGTGTTCTTGAGTTTCAGGGGAGAAGATACCCGCAATAATTTTATTAGCTATTTGAATGGTTTTTTGCATGAGAAAGATATTAACACCTTCATGGATGACGAGCTCCAAAGAGGAGAGAAAATTTCCACTGAACTTTTGGAAGCTATTGAAAGTTCCAAGATTTTGATAATTGTATTCTCTAAAAACTATGCAACTTCCACTTGGTGTTTGGATGAACTTATCAAAATTCTTGAGTGTGAAAAGAAAGACCAAGTGGTATTTCCGGTCTTTTATGATGTGGATCCATCCGAAGTACGTAACCAGAAGGGAAAGTTTGGAGAAGTGTTGGCTAAACATGAAGAAAGTTTCAAGCATGACACGGACAAGGTGCAAAGATGGAGGGCCGCTCTAAATAAAGCTGGCAATTTATCTGGTTGGCATTACAAAAATGA CCTCCCTCTATTTccgtttatccaaaaaatttatGAAGAGGTAAGtgctaaattaaaattttcgcAACTATTTGTTGCTAAATACCTAGTTGGACTAGACTCTCGCGTAGAGGAAATAAGTGGGTGCTTAGATATTGAGTCAAACGATGTTCGCATGTTAGTGATCCATGGTCTTCCTGGAATAGGTAAGACAACAATTGCAAAAGCTACTTTTAACTTCATTGCACGTCATTTTGAAGGAAGAAGCTTTCTAGAAAATGTTAGAGAAAACTCAAAAACAAATGATGGTGTACTCAAACTACAAGAGGAACTTTATTATGAGATCTCAAGGGGTAGAAATTTGAAAGTGCATGGTGTATCTAAAAGAATCAATGAGATAATGGAAAGGCTTCACcacaaaaaaattcttttaattctAGATGATGTGGACAAAGTAGTCCAAGTAGAAAATTTGCTTGGAAAATGCAATTGGTTTGCTTCTGGAAGTAgaattattatcacaacaagagAGAAACAGTTGCTATCTACTTTACGAGAAGATTGtcatttattttactataaGGTTAAGGAATTAGATGAACGTGAATCTTGCGAACTCTTTTGTAAATATGCATTCAAAAGAAACAAGGCTATAGAAGATTATTCAGAGCTCGTACACCAATTTATTGGTTATGCCAAAGGACTTCCATTAGTTCTAAAAATAATAGGTGCTGATTTATATGACAAAGATGTACAATATTGGAAAAGTGCATTAGATAAGTCCAAAAGAATTCCTCATTTGGATATTCAAGAAGTACTTAAAATAAGCTACGATGGATTGGACCAAATTCAACAGAATATTTTCCTTGATATTGCATTTTTTCTTAAAGGATTCCACAAGAATTTGGTTGTAGATATATTACAAAGTAGCAATTCTCATAACCCATattgtgattttgaaaaacttatCAATAAATCTCTCATAGATGTTGCAAAAGATGGCCATTTATTGATGCATGACTTGATACAACAAATGGGTTTTGAAATTAATCGACAAGAAGCAGAAGTGTCAAACAAACGTAGAAGGCTATCGTGTTATGAGGATGCTCTCGACGTACTAAATGGAGATACGGTATAA
- the LOC142629629 gene encoding disease resistance-like protein CSA1: MQLNLEKMRSLKYLIICNVICEDLKSFPNGLRLFDWKQFPLSSLPSTFEPTKLVVLNMQWSHIKLDEHFEKCRFETLKYMDFTGCKNITKLPDLSVIAPSIEKLQLYKCINLVEVHQSVGLLEKLEYWDLDECRNLRILPTKLQLKSLKSFFLFGSESLEQGTERLALLSSIGYLTGLRDLSISFKNGKDVPSNISDLQNLRRLCMYDCDEFPKAMDTPGCFPNLESLCIIYSNFTTLPEIAIIFPQLKSLGFHCCWNLPKIPRLPHCIQDVYATGCNSLNSQSRRRLLNQFGEFIGLQQNIVCARGIRHQDSDSETNFESESESEFDFDEATSETGSAFETNSNPEADNESVSEFELDEATSETDSTWILYDEYSLVLPGSKIPKWWFNHQSVGSSISFMVGRKLPSIAFCVALKLELKDVTYRFDKFNCSIYMNTIGFERLLGSLDKTIDSASFMWFYYIRDSSLEGIILGDWNDIEIRFKCSEYDPKIAKITIERCGVHVSCICPPCNLAANEDADFNACPPLKKMRNHRPTYARRPQKHYLSHFGWLRIRFRLWKRSSRPTLPSATLMSRALREMEEIDPRDFNNGAEDSGLPIAHTYVNDDSNSKL, from the exons ATGCAATTGAATCTTGAAAAGATGAGAAGTCTcaaatatttgattatttgtaaTGTAATTTGTGAAGACCTTAAATCTTTTCCCAATGGGTTAAGGTTATTTGATTGGAAACAATTTCCTTTATCGTCCTTGCCATCCACCTTTGAACCTACAAAACTCGTTGTACTTAACATGCAATGGAGCCACATTAAATTGGACGAGCATTTCGAG AAGTGTCGATTCGAAACATTGAAATATATGGATTTCACAggttgtaaaaatattacaaaactaCCTGACTTATCAGTGATTGCCCCAAGCATAGAGAAGTTGCAGCTTTATAAATGCATAAATTTAGTTGAGGTTCATCAGTCCGTTGGACTTCTTGAAAAGCTTGAATACTGGGATCTCGATGAATGCCGAAATCTTAGAATTTTACCAACAAAGCTCCAGTTGAAATCTCTTAAAAGCTTTTTTCTCTTTGGCTCTGAAAGTCTTGAGCAAGGAACGGAAAGATTAGCGTTGCTTTCATCAATAGGATATCTCACTGGCCTTCGTGACTTATCAATAAGTTTTAAAAACGGGAAAGATGTTCCAAGTAACATCTCTGATTTACAAAATCTTAGGAGGCTCTGTATGTATGATTGTGATGAATTTCCAAAAGCCATGGATACCCCTGGTTGCTTCCCCAATTTAGAAAGTCTATGTATCATATACAGCAACTTTACTACCCTCCCTGAAATTGCTATCATATTTCCCCAATTAAAGAGTCTAGGGTTTCACTGTTGCTGGAACCTTCCGAAAATTCCAAGACTTCCACATTGTATACAAGATGTATATGCAACAGGGTGTAATTCGTTGAATTCACAATCAAGAAGAAGATTATTGAATCag TTTGGAGAATTTATAGGGCTTCAACAAAATATTGTATGTGCAAGGGGAATACGGCATCAGGATTCTGATTCTGAAACAAACTTTGAATCAGAATCAGAATCAGAATTTGATTTCGATGAAGCTACATCTGAAACGGGCTCTGCATTTGAAACCAACTCTAATCCTGAAGCGGACAATGAATCTGTATCAGAATTTGAACTCGATGAAGCTACATCTGAAACGGACTCGACATGGATACTTTATGATGAGTATTCACTTGTGCTTCCAGGAAGTAAGATTCCAAAGTGGTGGTTCAACCATCAAAGTGTTGGAAGTTCCATATCATTCATGGTCGGTCGGAAACTTCCATCAATCGCTTTCTGTGTTGCACTAAAACTGGAACTGAAGGATGTGACATATAGATTTGATAAGTTTAATTGTTCTATCTACATGAACACCATTGGTTTTGAAAGATTGCTCGGGTCTCTTGATAAGACAATAGATTCAGCATCTTTTATGTGGTTCTACTATATAAGAGATAGCTCTTTGGAAGGCATAATTCTGGGGGATTGGAATGACATTGAGATTCGATTTAAATGTTCAGAATATGATCctaaaatagcaaaaattacAATAGAAAGGTGCGGAGTCCATGTATCATGCATTTGTCCTCCTTGCAACTTGGCAGCAAATGAGGATGCTGACTTCAACGCATGTCCACCattgaagaaaatgagaaaccaTCGACCAACCTATGCCAGACGTCCCCAAAAACACTACCTGTCCCACTTCGGATGGCTTCGAATCCGATTCCGACTCTGGAAACGGAGCTCTCGCCCAACCCTTCCAAGTGCAACGCTCATGTCCAG GGCTCTGAGGGAAATGGAAGAGATAGATCCCAGGGATTTCAACAATGGAGCAGAAGATTCAGGGCTTCCAATCGCCCACACTTATGTCAATGATGATTCCAACTCCAAGTTATAA
- the LOC142628558 gene encoding TMV resistance protein N-like — translation MASLRGSSSSFTQRCKYDVFLCFRGEDTRSGFVSNLDGFLCGRGVNTFMDEKLPIGEEIPAELLEAIESSRISIVVFSKNYASSTWCLDELVKILECRKKGQFVLPIFYEINPSVVRKQKRKFGKALLKHEQKSNMIKVQIWRVALKEAGNLCGRHYKKGNPQYQFIEEIFEAISPFVGKMKGDYGLLHELNGNKENWKIKARVTRLWDVYNLKNKDFMSLDMVLLDEQGNHIHARIKDAFVHQFRESLQVGNIYYIKNFGVIPYQNDYKIVTNEHMIKFYATTIVEPAGLDHPSIPKYKFEFVPFEHLSGRCDKNVHLTDVIGRVSTISRL, via the exons ATGGCTTCTCTGAGAGGCTCTTCTTCCTCCTTCACCCAACGCTGCAAATATGACGTGTTCTTGTGTTTCAGAGGAGAAGATACTCGCAGTGGTTTTGTTAGCAATTTGGATGGATTTTTGTGTGGTAGAGGAGTTAACACTTTTATGGATGAAAAGCTTCCAATTGGAGAAGAAATTCCTGCAGAACTTCTAGAAGCCATTGAAAGTTCAAGGATTTCTATAGTTGTATTTTCCAAAAACTATGCATCTTCTACTTGGTGTTTGGATGAGCTTGTCAAAATCCTTGAGTGTAGGAAGAAGGGTCAGtttgttttaccaattttttatgagataaaTCCATCAGTAGTGCGTAAGCAAAAGAGAAAGTTTGGTAAAGCATTGTTAAAGCATGAACAAAAATCCAACATGATCAAGGTGCAAATATGGAGGGTAGCTCTAAAAGAAGCTGGCAATTTATGCGGTAGGCATTACAAAAAAGG CAACCCTCAATATCAATTTATCGAAGAAATTTTTGAAGCTATATCTCCATTTGTTG GTAAGATGAAAGGCGATTATGGCTTACTTCATGAGCTCAATGGTAACAAAGAGAATTGGAAGATTAAGGCTCGAGTCACACGACTATGGGATGTCTACAATCTAAAGAACAAAGATTTTATGAGCTTGGATATGGTCTTGCTAGATGAACAG GGCAATCACATACATGCAAGGATCAAGGATGCATTTGTTCATCAATTCAGGGAATCATTACAAGTAGGCAACATCTATTACATAAAGAATTTCGGTGTTATTCCTTACCAGAACGATTACAAAATAGTCACCAATGAACATATGATCAAGTTCTATGCAACAACAATAGTTGAACCAGCAGGATTAGACCATCCTTcaattccaaaatataaatttgaatttgttccATTCGAACATTTGAGTGGTCGGTGTGACAAAAATGTCCACTTAACAG ATGTTATTGGAAGAGTGTCAACCATTTCCCGTTTATGA
- the LOC142626675 gene encoding protein NDL2-like, which yields MAESSDSVSIDIDMVPLGEKEYVVKTSKGSISVFVCGDQEKPALITYPDVALNYMSCFRGLFFCPDAASLLLHNFCVYHIDAPGHEVGADVISSDAPLLSVDDLADQVAEVLDFFGLKEVLCLGVTAGAYILTLFAMKYTQRVVGLILVSPICKAPSWSEWLYIKVLLNLLYFYGMCGVLKECLLQRYFSKELRCGLHDAESDIIHVFKRLLDERQSLNVMRFLQAINERHDLTEGLKKLKCKTLIFVGESSEFHAESVYMSAKMGRKNCALVEVQACGSLVTEEHPYAMLIPIEIFLMEFGYYRQRHFTSSSSNGSNPTSPSSHSCIAPELLSPEGLGIKLKPIKTRVDIEI from the exons ATGGCCGAGTCAAGTGACTCGGTTTCCATTGACATTGATATGGTACCTTTAGGAGAGAAG GAATATGTGGTGAAGACAAGCAAAGGCTCAATCTCTGTGTTTGTGTGCGGGGATCAAGAAAAGCCTGCTTTGATAACATACCCAGATGTTGCTCTCAATT ACATGTCTTGCTTCCGAGGCCTCTTCTTTTGCCCGGATGCAGCTTCTTTGCTGCTTCATAACTTCTGTGTTTACCACATTGATGCCCCAGGCCATGAG GTGGGAGCTGATGTAATTTCTTCAGATGCTCCATTGCTCAGTGTGGACGACCTTGCAGACCAGGTGGCTGAAGTGCTTGATTTCTTCGG GCTGAAAGAGGTTTTGTGCTTAGGCGTAACAGCTGGTGCTTACATCCTTACCCTTTTTGCA ATGAAATATACACAGCGGGTGGTTGGGCTAATTCTTGTGTCCCCTATTTGTAAAGCACCCTCATGGAGTGAATGGCTCTACATTAAG GTATTGTTGAACTTGCTATACTTTTATGGTATGTGTGGTGTATTGAAGGAATGCCTCCTACAGCGTTACTTTAGTAAG GAACTTAGGTGTGGCTTGCATGATGCAGAATCAGACATAATACACGTTTTCAAAAGG TTACTGGATGAAAGGCAAAGTTTGAATGTCATGCGTTTCCTTCAAGCAATTAATGA GAGGCACGACCTTACAGAGGGCTTGAAGAAGTTGAAGTGTAAGACGCTTATTTTTGTAGGTGAAAGTAGTGAATTCCATGCAGAATCTGTGTATATGAGTGCTAAAATGGGCAGAAAAAATTGCGCTCTTGTTGAG GTTCAAGCTTGTGGCTCACTGGTGACGGAAGAGCACCCATATGCTATGCTAATTCCtattgaaattttcttaatGGAGTTTGGTTACTACAGACAACGACATTTTACTTCTTCATCAAGTAATGGCTCAAACCCAACCAGCCCTTCAAGCCATTCATGCATAGCACCAGAACTTCTCTCTCCAGAGGGTTTAGGCATCAAGCTGAAGCCCATCAAAACCCGCGTAGATATtgaaatttga